The Neisseria yangbaofengii genome contains a region encoding:
- a CDS encoding AsmA family protein produces the protein MQNRLPNSGKFWLKIVFFGLLTSFLMFVSLYASVYHFLSAERIHQFAQESLGRTERSIRFDKSITRNLFPRPTITLKNLIISRPRSTDAAVHIKEMKIGLGWQSLWADSPVIEKWVLSGADATLQRTQDGKWSLQDIWQQQSRNANLNRLIIENSTLRLRLISGEYLIEQFGLNAKAPDSGIREFSLSGNFNHSKIPVSWKSSGLLETAASSWKIPKFHLSAEGRLNDETVKITADSALAWQPEQSSLQANNLALRADSSYRDFHLTAQVPRLTFNTDHVFVETFNSAFTAGSEAGQWSGSLKLDKGNLSNGKAALEGFKLNANHRTAQLQTNLSVSGPLVWQKNDGLKSDAIRITTMQDTVNRAPRPRYISLLDGSFSMTGLRHWQGKFNGYFDRQPTVLSLKYSNETGEVPLLEAGLTLQKLSLTPYWEDLEAQSGNIYPEFLNNDNLPDIEARVKIDSMNFPGLQLDNVETLISANRQHIAFTNFKAGLYGGQTEGGISMANTTPISYHLQQNAQGVQIRPLLQDLFGFHSFSGTGDAVIDLTSKGQDRRSLLQLLDGTLSLNVSDGAWHGIDMNNILQSGNIKKDTENNLQTPFHRFSLHSVIEKGVSHHINTELLSDSVRVTSSGFTNLEKQELSEELLIYNARNPDSRPVPLKIKGSVHNPSITLDYAQLTNGLETPQEKQKALEDTFREQWNWLIPKRK, from the coding sequence ATGCAAAACCGCTTGCCGAACTCAGGAAAATTCTGGCTGAAAATCGTTTTTTTCGGCCTGCTGACATCATTTTTGATGTTCGTCAGCCTGTATGCATCGGTTTACCATTTTCTCAGCGCCGAGCGCATTCATCAGTTTGCCCAAGAGAGCTTGGGGCGGACCGAACGCAGCATCCGCTTCGATAAAAGCATCACGCGCAATCTGTTTCCGCGCCCGACTATCACCCTAAAAAACCTCATCATCAGCCGACCACGCAGCACCGATGCCGCCGTTCACATCAAAGAAATGAAGATTGGCTTGGGCTGGCAAAGCTTGTGGGCGGATAGTCCTGTCATAGAAAAATGGGTGCTTTCCGGTGCCGATGCCACGTTGCAGCGCACGCAAGACGGTAAATGGAGCTTGCAGGATATCTGGCAGCAACAAAGCCGCAATGCCAATCTTAACCGTCTGATTATTGAAAACAGTACCTTACGCTTGCGCCTGATTAGCGGTGAATACCTGATAGAACAATTCGGCCTGAATGCCAAAGCACCCGATTCAGGCATACGCGAATTCAGCCTCAGCGGCAATTTCAATCACAGCAAAATACCGGTTTCTTGGAAAAGCTCAGGCTTACTGGAAACCGCGGCCAGCAGTTGGAAAATCCCCAAATTCCATTTAAGCGCCGAAGGCCGTCTGAATGATGAAACCGTCAAAATCACCGCCGACAGCGCGCTTGCCTGGCAGCCGGAACAAAGCTCTCTGCAGGCGAACAATCTCGCTCTGCGTGCCGACAGCTCCTACCGAGATTTCCACCTGACCGCACAAGTGCCGCGCCTGACCTTCAATACCGATCATGTGTTCGTGGAAACATTCAACAGCGCATTCACCGCCGGCAGCGAAGCCGGCCAATGGAGCGGCTCGTTAAAATTGGATAAAGGAAATCTGTCCAACGGTAAGGCTGCGTTGGAAGGCTTTAAGCTCAACGCCAATCACCGCACCGCACAATTGCAAACCAATCTTTCCGTTTCCGGGCCTTTGGTCTGGCAAAAAAATGACGGACTAAAATCCGATGCCATCCGCATTACCACCATGCAGGATACGGTTAACCGCGCACCCCGCCCACGCTACATCAGCTTGCTTGACGGCAGCTTCAGCATGACTGGTTTAAGGCATTGGCAAGGCAAATTCAATGGTTATTTCGACCGCCAACCGACTGTACTCAGCTTGAAATACAGCAACGAAACCGGCGAAGTACCGTTGCTTGAAGCCGGACTTACCTTGCAAAAACTCTCTCTTACGCCCTACTGGGAAGATTTGGAAGCACAATCAGGCAATATTTACCCCGAATTTCTCAACAACGACAACCTGCCCGATATCGAGGCACGGGTTAAAATCGACAGCATGAATTTTCCGGGTTTGCAGTTGGATAATGTCGAAACGCTGATTTCGGCCAACCGCCAACACATTGCCTTCACCAATTTCAAAGCCGGTTTATACGGCGGCCAAACCGAAGGCGGCATCAGCATGGCCAATACCACGCCGATTTCTTATCATTTGCAGCAAAACGCGCAAGGTGTGCAAATCCGTCCTTTACTGCAAGATTTATTCGGTTTCCACAGTTTCAGCGGCACCGGCGATGCGGTGATTGACCTGACATCCAAAGGTCAAGACCGCCGCAGCTTATTACAGCTTCTAGACGGCACGCTCAGCCTGAATGTTTCAGACGGCGCATGGCACGGCATCGACATGAACAATATCCTGCAAAGCGGCAACATTAAAAAAGACACAGAAAACAACCTGCAAACGCCGTTTCACCGCTTTTCACTGCACAGCGTGATTGAAAAAGGCGTAAGCCACCATATCAACACCGAATTATTGTCCGACAGCGTGCGCGTCACCAGCAGCGGCTTCACCAATTTGGAAAAGCAGGAATTGTCGGAAGAACTGCTCATCTACAATGCCCGCAATCCCGATTCCCGGCCGGTGCCGTTGAAAATCAAAGGATCGGTGCACAATCCTTCGATTACCTTGGATTACGCGCAATTGACTAACGGTTTGGAAACCCCGCAAGAAAAACAAAAAGCCTTGGAAGATACCTTCCGCGAACAATGGAATTGGTTGATTCCGAAGCGTAAATAG